One window of the Desulfobotulus mexicanus genome contains the following:
- a CDS encoding polysaccharide biosynthesis C-terminal domain-containing protein codes for MEILSKKAENKLFLTSSAAILLLKVVSIMFSILTTVILARILGPTGFGQYSFVLAVASVATLPAYAGISTLAMRETAAAYATQQWGLAKGVLKWTLRIALVQSLFVSAFLAVLLFIFSDQVSSSEYWAALWGIILIPTLTLSVLRTAFMRGIGEPVKGISVEALVKPGVLIIGVSVASVAHWLTPATAIAWNVVSCIVAICLGFWWFQRLKAPEIYTHPPEYHASIWWRSVGTLALLVGSQQIIKYTDIILLGLFTTASHVGQYRIAVQAADITLFVLMGITMVLGPRVAALHATGDYRSLQRLVTLTSRISALAALLALLMLLFMGEWLIRMVFGINYEDTITPLLILATGQLSFAWFGISLTLLKMTGQERASLKVLGLAAIVNALLNIALIPLLGMIGAALATAITLVWGYAMLSWTAYRLLGLHSTPFRIWHGREAIR; via the coding sequence GTGGAGATATTAAGTAAGAAAGCAGAGAATAAGCTTTTTTTGACAAGTAGCGCAGCTATTCTTCTATTAAAAGTGGTTAGTATTATGTTTTCTATCCTAACTACGGTCATCTTAGCACGCATTCTTGGGCCAACGGGTTTTGGTCAGTATAGTTTTGTTTTAGCAGTTGCCTCAGTAGCCACACTTCCAGCCTATGCTGGCATCTCTACACTGGCAATGCGGGAAACTGCCGCCGCCTATGCAACCCAGCAGTGGGGGCTTGCAAAAGGTGTTTTAAAGTGGACCCTACGCATAGCATTGGTCCAAAGCCTATTTGTTTCAGCTTTTTTGGCTGTCCTCCTGTTCATTTTTTCCGATCAGGTTTCTTCTTCTGAATACTGGGCTGCTTTATGGGGTATAATACTGATACCGACTTTGACGCTCAGTGTTCTCCGCACTGCTTTTATGCGTGGTATTGGTGAGCCTGTTAAGGGTATCTCTGTAGAAGCATTGGTGAAGCCGGGTGTGTTAATTATTGGGGTTAGCGTTGCATCTGTGGCGCACTGGCTGACTCCGGCAACAGCCATCGCCTGGAATGTCGTAAGCTGCATAGTTGCTATATGTCTTGGTTTTTGGTGGTTCCAAAGGCTGAAAGCACCTGAAATTTATACGCATCCCCCAGAATACCATGCTTCCATCTGGTGGCGTTCGGTTGGTACACTGGCATTGTTAGTAGGTTCCCAGCAAATTATCAAATATACTGATATCATCCTGCTCGGATTATTTACTACGGCATCTCATGTCGGCCAGTACCGCATTGCGGTTCAAGCTGCCGATATTACATTGTTTGTTTTGATGGGAATAACCATGGTTCTTGGTCCACGGGTTGCGGCCCTGCATGCTACTGGCGATTACAGATCGTTGCAACGACTTGTTACTTTGACAAGTCGAATCAGTGCTTTAGCTGCACTTTTGGCTTTATTGATGCTTCTATTCATGGGCGAATGGCTAATACGAATGGTTTTTGGCATCAATTACGAGGACACTATAACACCCTTGCTAATTTTGGCTACGGGACAGTTATCCTTTGCCTGGTTCGGTATTTCACTTACCTTGCTAAAAATGACGGGACAGGAGCGAGCCTCCTTGAAAGTCCTGGGGTTGGCTGCAATAGTTAATGCACTGCTCAATATAGCACTGATCCCGCTTTTGGGCATGATAGGTGCTGCATTGGCAACTGCCATAACACTGGTTTGGGGGTATGCAATGCTTAGTTGGACTGCTTATCGATTACTGGGACTGCATAGTACGCCGTTTCGTATTTGGCATGGACGGGAGGCCATCAGATGA
- a CDS encoding glycosyltransferase family 4 protein, with protein MDTLNSSLFKRIISPSATGNGAFVVHKMLQGGIPDYRVIPYSPYRTLFPPSLFTPGRNEHADIIHTTADYGCFHARKNIPLVLTFHGFSLDRFLRPYSTFFQSIHCQTDLKYFTKLSVLRADAITAVSHFTADLVKKKMSIQAGQRIKDDYEDFVSV; from the coding sequence ATGGATACACTAAACTCGTCTTTGTTTAAAAGAATCATCAGCCCCTCGGCAACCGGCAACGGAGCCTTTGTTGTCCATAAAATGCTTCAGGGCGGGATTCCAGACTACAGGGTTATTCCATATTCCCCATACAGAACGCTGTTTCCGCCATCTCTTTTCACGCCCGGCCGCAATGAACATGCAGATATTATACATACGACAGCAGACTATGGCTGTTTTCATGCCCGCAAAAACATACCTTTGGTGCTGACATTTCATGGCTTTTCTTTGGATCGTTTTTTAAGACCATATAGTACTTTTTTTCAAAGCATTCATTGTCAGACGGATCTTAAATATTTCACAAAGCTTTCTGTACTTCGTGCAGATGCAATTACAGCCGTAAGCCATTTTACGGCTGATCTTGTAAAAAAGAAAATGAGCATCCAAGCAGGCCAAAGAATAAAGGATGATTATGAAGATTTTGTTTCTGTGTAA
- a CDS encoding glycosyltransferase, producing MKILFLCKRFYTNKDLIKDRYGRLYHFPVCWSNKGHKVNVVAVNYHSRDMSKHIANGVSFESISIKRLFVSIKNLIPHLSRKRYDIVISSGDQLVGMLGLIIARLNSLPFVFDVYDDYSEFDISRFPSFKWIYQKVIKNSNYISCVSKNIQKKVSSFNKNIKIGIFPNGTNTQVFYLRDKIACREYLGLNLDCYYIGYTGSIDARFDYLAIISAIRCLRKDYNVKMLIAGKNIANINFNADEIVYIGQVDQSLVPVIIGASDVMVAPYADHPLSHCCNPCKISEYLACERPVVAAKVSDVACYLNNDQFFIYNCGDTQELLEKIKYHLLNPKLVKIPDSLLWHTIADSFLEELYCIINDKVKKGAENNEGYNG from the coding sequence ATGAAGATTTTGTTTCTGTGTAAAAGATTTTATACCAATAAAGACTTGATTAAAGATCGATATGGCCGACTCTACCATTTTCCTGTTTGCTGGTCTAACAAGGGGCACAAGGTTAATGTTGTAGCTGTTAACTATCATTCAAGAGATATGAGCAAGCATATCGCTAATGGGGTTAGTTTTGAAAGTATATCTATAAAAAGATTATTTGTTTCTATTAAGAATTTAATTCCGCATCTTAGTAGGAAGCGGTATGATATTGTAATTTCAAGTGGTGATCAGTTGGTTGGGATGCTAGGTTTAATTATTGCGAGGCTAAATAGTTTACCATTTGTTTTTGATGTATATGATGATTACTCGGAGTTTGATATCAGTAGATTTCCTTCTTTTAAATGGATATACCAAAAAGTTATTAAAAATTCTAATTATATCAGTTGTGTCAGTAAGAATATTCAAAAAAAAGTTAGTTCTTTTAATAAAAATATTAAGATAGGTATTTTTCCAAACGGTACAAACACGCAAGTGTTTTATTTGAGAGATAAGATTGCCTGCAGAGAATATCTGGGTTTAAATTTAGATTGTTATTATATTGGCTATACAGGTTCAATAGATGCACGATTTGACTATTTAGCTATAATAAGTGCTATTAGATGTCTTCGAAAAGATTATAATGTCAAGATGTTAATAGCTGGAAAAAATATAGCTAATATAAATTTTAATGCAGATGAAATTGTGTATATTGGTCAAGTAGATCAGAGTTTGGTTCCAGTAATAATAGGAGCTTCAGATGTTATGGTTGCGCCTTATGCAGATCATCCTTTGTCTCATTGCTGTAATCCATGCAAAATATCTGAATACTTGGCTTGCGAGCGTCCTGTTGTTGCTGCTAAAGTAAGTGATGTAGCTTGTTATCTCAATAATGATCAGTTTTTTATATATAATTGTGGCGATACTCAGGAGCTATTGGAAAAAATAAAATATCATTTACTAAATCCCAAATTGGTCAAAATTCCTGATTCACTACTCTGGCATACTATAGCAGATAGTTTTTTAGAAGAACTTTATTGTATTATAAATGATAAAGTAAAGAAAGGTGCTGAAAATAATGAAGGGTATAATGGATAG
- a CDS encoding class I SAM-dependent methyltransferase, producing the protein MDSYFKRLYERTMDEAYSLAYKEIVDALKNGGKCLDCGANTGRSFEIISKSLLFEQKNYHGIDWSAAAVEQCKDKGLNVIYSDLNRKLDFEDGLFQCVFGLSVLEHLLNGCSFMKECYRILDKNGRLILLTPNISTLFSIALLAVGKMPSSGPHPDSNELLNNEEVFRVSSDSILADTEIDTPQHRHLVVFSFRVLKKYLTMVGFRDVKGYGFGLYPFPNFLQPILEKTDPYHCHQMVFIAKK; encoded by the coding sequence ATGGATAGTTATTTTAAAAGATTATACGAAAGGACAATGGATGAAGCATATTCTCTGGCATACAAAGAAATTGTAGATGCACTTAAAAATGGCGGAAAATGTCTTGATTGTGGCGCAAATACTGGCAGAAGCTTTGAAATAATCAGTAAATCCCTGCTTTTTGAACAAAAGAACTACCACGGAATTGACTGGTCTGCTGCCGCAGTAGAGCAATGCAAGGATAAAGGCTTAAATGTTATATATAGCGATCTGAATAGAAAATTGGATTTTGAAGATGGGCTTTTTCAGTGCGTTTTCGGGCTTTCAGTATTAGAACATCTACTTAATGGCTGTTCGTTTATGAAGGAATGTTATCGTATTCTTGATAAGAATGGACGGCTTATTTTACTTACACCAAATATAAGTACATTATTCAGTATTGCACTGTTGGCTGTCGGCAAGATGCCTTCAAGCGGACCACATCCTGATTCAAATGAGCTGCTTAATAACGAAGAGGTTTTCAGGGTAAGCAGTGACAGTATTTTAGCAGATACGGAAATTGATACGCCGCAACACAGACATCTTGTAGTTTTCAGTTTTCGAGTTCTAAAGAAATATCTTACCATGGTTGGGTTCAGAGATGTTAAAGGTTATGGTTTTGGCTTGTATCCTTTTCCCAATTTTTTACAACCCATACTTGAAAAAACAGACCCTTATCATTGCCATCAAATGGTCTTCATCGCAAAAAAATAG
- a CDS encoding glycosyltransferase: MTAKRILCLTSTFPRWVQDSSAPFVLNLIHDLKKLGWQVDALAPHAPGAAIEEVLHDIPTRRFQYFWPPEQQTLCYRSGALINLRKQPSDYLKLPVFVLAQIAAVLKQLRRKKYDIIHSHWLLPQGFSGTAGSLF; the protein is encoded by the coding sequence ATGACTGCAAAAAGAATACTTTGTCTTACTTCCACCTTCCCCAGATGGGTACAGGATTCTTCGGCTCCCTTTGTTCTCAACCTGATCCATGATCTAAAAAAATTGGGCTGGCAGGTGGATGCCCTGGCACCACATGCACCGGGTGCTGCCATAGAAGAAGTGCTGCATGATATCCCCACAAGGCGTTTTCAGTATTTCTGGCCACCTGAGCAGCAGACTCTCTGTTATCGCAGCGGTGCCCTGATTAACCTGCGTAAACAACCTTCTGACTACCTCAAGCTTCCGGTTTTTGTCCTTGCTCAGATAGCAGCCGTACTGAAACAGCTAAGAAGAAAAAAATATGACATTATACACTCCCACTGGTTGTTGCCTCAGGGTTTTTCCGGAACAGCAGGCTCTCTTTTTTGA
- a CDS encoding UDP-N-acetylglucosamine 2-epimerase, protein MIHFFIGTKAQLIKTAPVMVELQRRNIVFRYVDSGQHGNFTQSLRKIFRIKEPDFSFCKDNRDITNSIDAFKWVGYLLVCYFFKRKNLRDKVFAGGGICLIHGDTLSTLFGLMLAKAAKLKVGHIEAGLRSFNYLHPFPEEIIRIYCMKKCDFLFAPSDMSYNNLKSMRLKGKIIKVDGNTVVDALRFIHKNYVNIEIPKEPYALATCHRLETITNRNRLEKVIQLINCVSKKIKVVFVVHKPTRKYLKQFALMEKISSNVEIIEMQNYVEFTALIRNSKMVLADGGSIQEECAYLCKPCLILRNKTERPDGLGNNAMLWNFDYAVLDSFINNIDSITYLIDEWPKPSVKIADFLVHQMNS, encoded by the coding sequence ATGATACATTTTTTTATTGGAACAAAAGCACAACTCATAAAGACTGCTCCTGTTATGGTTGAATTGCAGCGTAGAAATATTGTATTTAGATATGTAGATAGCGGGCAGCATGGGAATTTTACTCAATCTCTACGTAAAATTTTTAGAATAAAAGAGCCAGATTTTAGCTTTTGCAAAGATAATCGTGACATTACAAATAGTATTGATGCATTTAAATGGGTGGGATATCTTTTAGTTTGTTATTTTTTTAAAAGAAAGAATCTTAGGGATAAGGTTTTTGCAGGTGGCGGAATATGTCTTATACACGGTGATACTTTGAGTACATTGTTTGGGTTGATGTTGGCAAAAGCAGCTAAACTTAAAGTTGGGCATATTGAAGCGGGCCTGCGTAGCTTTAACTATTTACATCCGTTTCCTGAAGAAATAATTAGAATCTACTGCATGAAAAAGTGTGATTTTTTATTTGCACCATCCGATATGTCGTACAATAATCTTAAGTCTATGCGTTTAAAAGGTAAAATAATAAAGGTGGATGGTAACACTGTTGTTGACGCCCTGCGTTTTATTCATAAAAATTATGTTAATATAGAAATACCTAAAGAGCCTTATGCTCTTGCGACATGCCACCGCCTTGAGACAATAACTAATCGAAATAGACTTGAAAAAGTCATTCAACTCATTAATTGTGTTTCGAAAAAAATAAAGGTTGTTTTTGTGGTTCACAAGCCAACCCGTAAATATCTAAAACAATTTGCTTTAATGGAAAAAATATCATCGAATGTCGAAATTATAGAAATGCAAAATTATGTCGAATTTACTGCTTTGATTCGCAATTCGAAGATGGTACTTGCAGATGGAGGAAGCATCCAAGAGGAGTGTGCTTATTTATGCAAGCCTTGCCTGATATTGCGCAACAAGACGGAGCGTCCTGATGGCCTAGGCAATAATGCCATGTTATGGAACTTTGATTATGCCGTATTGGATAGCTTTATAAATAATATTGATTCTATTACTTATCTCATTGACGAATGGCCAAAACCTTCTGTTAAAATAGCTGATTTTTTAGTTCATCAAATGAATTCATGA
- a CDS encoding AAA family ATPase: MKKRILYGEANYSAIVRENGYFVDKTAYIQKLETVKNAVFLRPRRFGKSLLCTMLESYYSVLYKENFEELFSHTWIGKNPTRLHNSLMVLSLDFSVVETGDMQVMEKSFNSSVNLVLENILYLHSSFFEDTDVKIRHESSATENLNQLLRAISRKNAPSLYVIIDEYDNFANQLITGHKDHLYKQLMADDGFLKTFFKLLKEGRKTGAIHNVFITGVLPVTMDELASGFNIATFITLEPDFENMIGFTQSEVDLLLDDIYRDYDINPDTRNEVQDVIKNQYNGYHFINPEGEAVYNSTILQYFLSWFTKYRTMPKHLTDMNLKTDILWVKRITGSNPELTEGFVTQLTTQNSIDYDDTLLTQKFNMSQFFEKGFFPISFFYLGMLTRKNDFALTLPNLNMRRIFVEYFNELYRIDVSTGYGDMMQHFVKTLDLKALFAGYWQEYVSQLPEAVFNQVNENFYRTTFYELCSRYLSRWFTWNVERSYPKGRTDLEFVGKYNECFAGIRMVIEFKYFSNAAFKKFNTSIENFTMISEDTEQIAGYVEGLKKEYPEAKVSQHVIYCFGNGGFKVFDI; the protein is encoded by the coding sequence ATGAAAAAAAGAATCCTCTACGGTGAAGCCAATTACTCAGCCATTGTTCGTGAAAACGGCTATTTTGTGGATAAAACCGCCTACATTCAAAAGCTTGAAACTGTAAAAAATGCAGTATTCCTTCGGCCGCGACGCTTTGGAAAATCCCTTCTCTGCACCATGCTGGAATCCTACTATTCTGTTTTATATAAAGAAAACTTTGAAGAGCTTTTTAGCCATACATGGATAGGCAAAAACCCAACCCGCCTGCATAACAGCCTTATGGTTCTGTCCCTTGATTTTTCAGTGGTTGAAACCGGAGACATGCAGGTGATGGAAAAAAGCTTCAACAGCAGTGTCAACCTTGTCCTTGAAAATATTTTGTACCTGCACAGCTCTTTTTTTGAAGATACAGATGTGAAGATCCGGCATGAAAGCAGTGCCACAGAAAACCTGAATCAACTTTTGCGGGCCATCAGCCGTAAAAATGCCCCATCCCTTTATGTTATCATCGATGAGTACGACAATTTTGCCAACCAGCTCATCACAGGTCATAAAGATCATCTTTATAAGCAGCTCATGGCTGATGATGGTTTTCTGAAAACCTTTTTCAAGCTTTTGAAAGAGGGCCGAAAAACCGGAGCCATCCATAATGTTTTCATCACAGGCGTTTTGCCCGTCACCATGGATGAACTGGCTTCGGGCTTTAACATTGCCACTTTCATCACCCTTGAACCGGATTTTGAAAACATGATCGGCTTCACCCAGTCCGAAGTGGATTTACTTCTCGATGACATTTACAGAGACTATGACATAAACCCGGATACCCGCAATGAGGTACAGGATGTTATTAAAAATCAATATAATGGTTATCATTTTATAAATCCCGAAGGTGAGGCGGTCTATAACTCCACCATTCTTCAGTATTTTCTGAGTTGGTTCACAAAATACCGCACTATGCCAAAACACTTAACGGATATGAATCTTAAAACCGATATCCTTTGGGTCAAAAGAATCACCGGCTCCAACCCTGAGCTTACGGAAGGTTTTGTCACTCAGCTGACAACCCAGAACAGCATTGATTATGACGACACCCTGCTTACCCAGAAATTCAACATGTCACAGTTTTTTGAAAAGGGCTTTTTTCCCATCTCATTTTTCTATCTGGGCATGCTCACCCGAAAAAACGACTTTGCCCTCACCCTGCCCAACCTCAACATGAGAAGAATCTTTGTGGAATACTTCAATGAGCTGTACCGTATTGATGTTTCCACCGGGTACGGGGACATGATGCAGCATTTTGTTAAAACCCTTGATTTAAAAGCCCTGTTTGCGGGCTACTGGCAGGAGTATGTTTCCCAGCTTCCTGAAGCGGTTTTCAATCAAGTGAATGAAAACTTTTACCGCACCACCTTTTATGAACTCTGTTCCCGCTATCTTTCCCGCTGGTTCACATGGAATGTGGAAAGATCATACCCAAAAGGTCGCACAGATCTTGAGTTTGTAGGCAAATACAATGAATGCTTTGCAGGCATCCGCATGGTCATAGAATTCAAGTATTTTTCCAATGCTGCCTTTAAAAAATTCAATACCAGCATTGAAAACTTCACCATGATTTCTGAAGATACGGAGCAGATTGCAGGCTATGTTGAAGGGCTTAAAAAGGAATACCCGGAGGCAAAGGTTTCACAGCATGTGATTTACTGCTTCGGCAATGGGGGTTTTAAGGTGTTTGATATTTAA
- a CDS encoding AAA family ATPase: MAKFFNNAGPVKADMNYHIDPLTRIDWDEVYDLILQQRYFILHAPRQTGKTSSLIAMMHALNKKEDFTALYVNIEGAQAARNDVDAGINEVIGALASAASVYLEDDRPSAMLEEVRKQRKMQGALAELLTRWSQMLEKPLVLMLDEVDSLVGDTLISLLRQIRSGYDRRPKAFPQSLILCGVRDIRDYRIHTSHNEIITGGSAFNIKAASLRLGNFTEDECKDLWLQHTKETGQIFDEKIFPELWEDTKGQPWLVNALAHELTWNNKEARDRSKTLFLEDYFAARERLIQSRQTHLDQLTDKLKEPRVSRIIEELLQGEELPDTVFGKISTDDQQYVEDLGLITTKPQIAISNRIYREVIPREMTWLAQTRIVHESTWYMREDKNLDMTKLLLAFQQFFRENSESWIERFDYKEAGPQLLMQAFLQRIINGGGRVNREYGLGSRRTDLFLEWPLDKEKGFFGPVQRVVIELKILRKGLENTIKEGLEQTADYADKTAAGEAHLVIFNRNPQIPWEEKIWNKTMNHGKWTMGVWGV, encoded by the coding sequence ATGGCAAAATTTTTTAACAATGCAGGCCCTGTCAAGGCAGATATGAACTATCATATTGATCCCCTGACCCGTATTGACTGGGATGAGGTTTATGATCTGATTCTACAGCAGCGTTATTTTATCCTCCACGCCCCCAGACAGACCGGCAAAACCTCCAGCCTCATTGCCATGATGCATGCCTTAAACAAAAAAGAAGATTTTACAGCCCTTTATGTGAACATCGAGGGAGCACAGGCCGCAAGGAATGATGTGGATGCAGGAATTAATGAGGTGATCGGCGCACTGGCATCTGCAGCTTCGGTTTATCTTGAAGATGACAGGCCATCGGCCATGCTTGAGGAAGTAAGAAAACAAAGGAAGATGCAGGGTGCCCTTGCGGAACTGCTCACCAGGTGGTCACAGATGCTAGAAAAACCCCTTGTTCTCATGCTCGATGAGGTGGATTCTCTGGTGGGAGACACTCTCATCTCTCTCCTCCGTCAGATCCGATCCGGCTATGACAGAAGACCCAAAGCCTTTCCCCAGAGCCTTATTCTTTGTGGTGTCCGGGACATCAGGGATTACCGCATCCACACCTCCCATAATGAAATCATCACAGGCGGCAGTGCTTTTAATATCAAGGCCGCATCCCTGCGCCTTGGCAATTTTACGGAAGATGAATGTAAAGACCTCTGGTTGCAGCACACGAAAGAAACAGGTCAGATTTTTGATGAAAAAATCTTTCCTGAACTCTGGGAAGACACAAAAGGCCAGCCCTGGCTGGTCAATGCTCTGGCCCATGAGCTGACATGGAACAATAAAGAGGCCCGTGACCGAAGCAAAACCCTTTTTCTGGAAGACTATTTTGCAGCAAGGGAAAGACTGATCCAGTCCAGACAGACCCACCTTGATCAGCTTACGGATAAACTTAAGGAACCACGGGTCAGCCGCATCATTGAAGAACTTCTTCAGGGTGAAGAGCTGCCGGATACGGTTTTTGGCAAAATCAGTACGGATGACCAGCAGTATGTTGAAGATCTTGGCCTCATTACTACAAAGCCCCAGATTGCCATCTCTAACCGGATTTACAGGGAAGTTATTCCAAGGGAAATGACCTGGCTGGCCCAGACCCGTATTGTTCATGAGTCCACCTGGTACATGAGAGAAGACAAAAACCTTGATATGACAAAGCTTCTTTTGGCTTTTCAGCAGTTTTTCAGGGAAAATTCAGAAAGCTGGATTGAGCGCTTCGATTATAAGGAGGCAGGGCCTCAATTGCTCATGCAGGCCTTTTTACAGCGCATCATCAATGGTGGTGGTCGGGTTAACCGGGAATACGGACTTGGAAGCAGACGCACGGACCTTTTTCTGGAATGGCCTCTGGATAAGGAAAAGGGCTTTTTCGGACCTGTGCAGAGGGTGGTGATAGAGCTTAAAATCCTGCGCAAGGGTTTAGAAAATACCATAAAGGAAGGCCTTGAGCAGACAGCCGACTATGCCGATAAAACAGCGGCAGGGGAGGCCCATCTTGTCATATTCAACCGCAATCCCCAGATCCCCTGGGAAGAAAAAATCTGGAACAAAACCATGAATCATGGGAAATGGACCATGGGCGTGTGGGGGGTGTAA
- a CDS encoding AAA family ATPase, whose amino-acid sequence MAKFFNNAGPVKADMNYHIDPLTRIDWDEVYDLILQQRYFILHAPRQTGKTSSLIAMMHALNKKEDFTALYVNIEGAQAARNDVDAGINEVIGALASAASVYLEDDRPSAMLEEVRKQRKMQGALAELLTRWSQMLEKPLVLMLDEVDSLVGDTLISLLRQIRSGYDRRPKAFPQSLILCGVRDIRDYRIHTSHNEIITGGSAFNIKAASLRLGNFTEDECKDLWLQHTKETGQIFDEKIFPELWEDTKGQPWLVNALAHELTWNNKEARDRTKPLFLEDYFAARERLIQSRQTHLDQLTDKLREPRVHKVISALLSTDQTELLMPRDDMDYVEDLGLIHRKPHINISNRIYREIIPRELTVVTQDTMIQKSIWYTKEDSSLDMEKLLLAFQQFFRENSESWIERFDYKEAGPQLLMQTFLQRIINGGGRVNREYGLGSRRTDLFLEWPLDKEKGFFGPVQRVVIELKILRKGLENTIKEGLEQTADYADKTGAGEAHLVIFNRNPQIPWEEKVWNKTMNHGKWTMGVWGA is encoded by the coding sequence ATGGCAAAATTTTTTAACAATGCAGGCCCTGTCAAGGCAGATATGAACTATCATATTGATCCCCTGACCCGGATTGACTGGGATGAGGTTTATGATCTGATTCTACAGCAGCGTTATTTTATCCTCCATGCCCCCAGGCAGACAGGTAAAACCTCAAGCCTCATTGCCATGATGCATGCCTTAAACAAAAAAGAAGATTTTACAGCCCTTTATGTGAACATCGAGGGAGCACAGGCCGCAAGGAATGATGTGGATGCAGGAATTAATGAGGTGATCGGCGCACTGGCATCTGCAGCTTCGGTTTATCTTGAAGATGACAGGCCATCGGCCATGCTTGAGGAAGTAAGAAAACAAAGGAAGATGCAGGGTGCCCTTGCGGAACTGCTCACCAGGTGGTCACAGATGCTAGAAAAACCCCTTGTTCTCATGCTCGATGAGGTGGATTCTCTGGTGGGAGACACCCTCATCTCTCTCCTCCGTCAGATCCGATCCGGCTATGACAGAAGACCCAAAGCCTTTCCCCAGAGCCTTATTCTCTGTGGTGTCCGGGACATCAGGGATTATCGTATCCACACCTCCCATAATGAAATCATAACTGGCGGCAGTGCTTTCAATATCAAGGCCGCATCCCTGCGCCTTGGCAATTTTACGGAAGATGAATGTAAAGACCTCTGGCTGCAGCACACGAAAGAAACAGGGCAGATTTTTGATGAAAAAATCTTTCCTGAACTCTGGGAAGACACAAAAGGCCAGCCCTGGCTGGTCAATGCTCTGGCCCATGAGCTGACATGGAACAATAAAGAGGCCCGTGACAGAACAAAGCCCCTTTTTCTGGAAGACTATTTTGCAGCAAGGGAAAGACTCATCCAGTCCAGACAGACCCACCTTGATCAGCTTACGGATAAGCTCAGGGAACCCAGGGTACATAAAGTTATCTCAGCACTTCTTTCCACAGATCAGACGGAACTTCTCATGCCACGGGATGATATGGATTATGTGGAAGATCTGGGACTCATCCACCGAAAACCTCACATAAATATCAGTAACCGCATTTACAGAGAAATCATACCCAGAGAACTGACGGTGGTCACTCAGGATACCATGATTCAGAAAAGCATCTGGTACACGAAAGAAGATTCAAGCCTTGACATGGAAAAACTCCTTTTGGCCTTTCAGCAGTTCTTCCGGGAGAATTCAGAAAGCTGGATTGAGCGCTTCGATTATAAGGAGGCAGGGCCTCAATTGCTCATGCAGACATTTTTACAGCGCATCATCAATGGCGGTGGCCGGGTGAACCGGGAATACGGCCTTGGGAGCAGGCGTACGGATCTTTTTCTGGAATGGCCTCTGGATAAGGAAAAGGGCTTTTTCGGACCTGTGCAGAGGGTGGTGATAGAGCTTAAAATCCTGCGCAAGGGTTTAGAAAATACCATAAAGGAAGGCCTTGAGCAGACAGCCGATTATGCGGACAAAACAGGGGCAGGGGAGGCCCATCTTGTCATATTCAACCGTAATCCCCAAATCCCCTGGGAAGAAAAAGTCTGGAATAAAACCATGAATCATGGGAAATGGACCATGGGCGTGTGGGGGGCGTAA